From candidate division KSB1 bacterium, one genomic window encodes:
- a CDS encoding transposase yields the protein MPAYSELYSLEAEVTSENKEILSAIGRVCAAIGKAGIWVLDRGGDRIELMRRLLRDEIYFVIRQTGRRNLWYRGKCRSLRWVSRKVMLSYSFRVKKKHKNRLVERVYCAGAVPVRLTKNGRDLWLVVSKAAGRGYTWYLAHLPSSEEKGAVELALQGYGYRWKIEEVHRHVKKQYNWEGICLRRYVALKNMNAVFWMAMSFVYTQLESVPVDLFTRLNLIYRHKLAEHCSGLFTTNFQ from the coding sequence GTGCCAGCGTACAGTGAGTTGTACAGTTTAGAGGCGGAGGTAACAAGTGAGAATAAGGAGATTCTTTCAGCGATTGGCCGGGTGTGTGCTGCGATAGGCAAAGCAGGGATTTGGGTACTGGACCGCGGAGGTGATCGCATTGAACTCATGCGTCGTTTACTCAGGGATGAGATTTACTTTGTCATTCGTCAGACGGGTCGACGAAATTTGTGGTATCGTGGGAAATGCCGCAGTCTTCGTTGGGTCTCTCGTAAGGTTATGTTGAGCTATTCTTTCCGAGTGAAGAAGAAACACAAGAATCGTTTAGTTGAGCGGGTCTATTGTGCTGGAGCGGTGCCGGTTCGTCTTACAAAGAATGGTCGGGATTTGTGGTTGGTGGTGAGTAAAGCAGCGGGCCGAGGTTACACCTGGTATTTGGCTCATTTGCCGAGCAGCGAAGAGAAGGGTGCAGTAGAGCTTGCGCTTCAGGGATATGGGTATCGTTGGAAGATAGAAGAGGTGCATCGTCATGTCAAAAAACAATACAATTGGGAGGGGATTTGTCTCAGACGCTATGTGGCGCTTAAGAACATGAATGCGGTGTTTTGGATGGCGATGTCTTTTGTTTATACGCAACTGGAGTCAGTGCCAGTGGACCTGTTTACTCGCTTGAATTTGATATACCGTCATAAACTTGCAGAACACTGTTCGGGTTTATTTACTACAAACTTTCAGTAG
- a CDS encoding sugar transferase, which yields MIIDSEKTIQNVVVQPDFPVLVEAETKPEVSFAELKTRVLTRLLRSCPGLFDFVDKNLGLSSFDIFESEAGTFPSISSLQRLEKDSLQSFINLHRFNDFRYLNKYLLEVHEKLIQGGIFIGRGDTLEIHKRNFFKTYPPYLSKALYLFHFIYFRAMAKLPLLKNVYFMISRGKNRAISKAEILGRLYFCGFKVLAVEETEENFYFIAKKHTSPSTYKNPSYNFIIKLRRVGLNGQPIFIRKFRTMHPYSEYLQEYVFEHNKLQSNGKFKNDFRIANWGRVMRKYWLDELPQLFNYFRGDINLVGVRALSRHYFSLYPKDLQELRFKYKPGLIPPYYADLPQSFDEILESERQYFSAKENRSFLTDNLYLVRALTNILLRNARSH from the coding sequence TTGATAATCGATTCGGAAAAAACTATCCAGAATGTGGTCGTGCAGCCGGATTTCCCGGTTCTCGTTGAAGCTGAAACAAAGCCAGAGGTATCCTTTGCAGAGCTGAAGACCAGAGTCCTGACCCGGCTTCTCAGGTCCTGCCCGGGCTTATTTGATTTTGTAGATAAGAATTTAGGGTTAAGCAGTTTTGATATTTTCGAATCCGAGGCTGGAACCTTTCCCTCAATCTCCAGTCTGCAAAGGCTTGAGAAAGATTCCCTGCAGTCGTTCATCAATTTACACCGTTTTAACGACTTCCGCTATCTCAATAAATATCTCCTCGAAGTACACGAAAAATTAATACAAGGCGGGATTTTCATCGGCAGGGGAGACACGTTGGAAATTCACAAGAGGAATTTTTTTAAAACCTATCCTCCGTACCTGTCGAAGGCGCTTTACCTGTTTCATTTCATTTACTTCCGCGCCATGGCCAAGCTCCCGCTCCTGAAGAACGTCTATTTTATGATTTCGCGGGGAAAGAATCGGGCTATTTCAAAAGCGGAGATTTTAGGGCGTCTCTACTTCTGCGGGTTTAAAGTTTTAGCGGTTGAGGAAACCGAGGAGAATTTTTATTTTATCGCTAAGAAACACACCAGTCCCAGCACCTACAAGAATCCTTCTTATAATTTCATCATTAAGTTAAGAAGAGTCGGTTTGAACGGGCAGCCGATTTTTATTCGCAAATTCAGAACCATGCATCCCTACTCCGAATATCTGCAAGAGTACGTTTTCGAACATAACAAGCTTCAGTCAAATGGCAAGTTCAAAAACGATTTCCGTATCGCCAATTGGGGAAGGGTTATGAGAAAGTATTGGCTGGATGAATTGCCTCAGTTGTTCAACTATTTTCGTGGTGATATTAATTTAGTTGGGGTTAGGGCTTTAAGCCGGCATTACTTCAGCCTTTACCCGAAAGATTTACAGGAGTTGCGGTTTAAATACAAGCCGGGGCTTATTCCTCCGTATTATGCAGATTTGCCTCAGTCTTTCGACGAAATCCTCGAGTCAGAGCGGCAGTACTTCTCAGCGAAGGAAAACCGCAGCTTTTTAACCGATAACTTGTACTTAGTTCGAGCACTCACAAATATCCTGCTGAGGAACGCCAGAAGCCATTAG